A genomic region of Bubalus kerabau isolate K-KA32 ecotype Philippines breed swamp buffalo chromosome 10, PCC_UOA_SB_1v2, whole genome shotgun sequence contains the following coding sequences:
- the LOC129621638 gene encoding uncharacterized protein LOC129621638 — translation MTDSRLLKYQSLLLEGPVTKLKVCRNLNPATILPEKENETPDHDCSQFLTLNYAAWEDLKDTPLDNLDMEIFTDGSSFVQDGKRKAGYAVVTAEQVLEAKPLPQETSAQLAELVALTRALELSKGQRVNIYTDSKYAYLTLHAHAAIWKERHFKTATGEPIKHFREIERLLTAIYCPKEVAVMHCKRHSRDGSKIAEGNHLADCQARKVALYETPSLQTPLIWTGPVEQERPQYTEEELERYEKRGAKITDKGWLQSEDGRLIIPENAQWKILEGLHQSFHLGAENTYQMVSRLFEGKNVMKTLKNIIKRCEICQKKKTPKTEKLAKSGLQ, via the coding sequence atgacagacagtaggcttcttaagtatcagtcattgttgttagaaggaccagtaactaagcttaaagtttgtagaaatttaaatcctgccactatccttcctgagaaggaaaatgaaacacctgatcacgattgttcccaattcctaactttaaactatgcagcttgggaggatctaaaggataccccattagacaatcttgacatggaaatatttacagatggcagttcttttgttcaagatggaaagcgtaaagcaggttacgccgtggtgactgctgaacaggttttggaagcaaaaccTCTCCCCCAGGaaaccagtgctcagttagcggagcttgtggccctgacccgagctctagagttaagtaAAGGGCAGCGGGTAAATATCTACACAGATTCTAagtatgcttatttgactttacatgctcatgctgcaatatggaaagagagacactttaaaacagcaacaggagaacctattaagcatttcagagagatcgagagacttttaactgctatatattgtcctaaagaagtagctgttatgcaCTGCAAACGGCACAGCAGGGATGGGAGTAAAATAGCCGAAGGTAATCATCTGGCTGACTGTCAAGCCAGAAAAGTGGCACTTTACGAAACCCCTTCACTACAGACgcctttgatctggacaggtcctgtggaacaggaaagaccacaatatactgaggaagaattagaaagatatgagaaacgaggagcaaagattactgataaaggatGGTTACAGTCTGAGGATGGAcgattaataattcctgaaaatgctcagtggaaaattcttgagggtttacatcagagttttcatttgggtGCCGAGAATACTTACCAAATGGTTTCTCgtttgtttgaaggtaaaaatgtaatgaaaactttaaagaatattatcaaaaggtgtgagatttgtcaaaaaaaaaaaaccccaaagactgaaaagctaGCAAAATCTGGATTACAATGA